A window of the Dongshaea marina genome harbors these coding sequences:
- a CDS encoding BatD family protein, translated as MTFLSRLGAALLLLMIATPSWALSQLTATVDQTTAGMGQSVMLTISADDDLSSNALNTKPLLRDFVVGAVSTSHQTSIVNGKRSQSTSWTLPILPRKIGKVTVPSLSINGKQTQPIQLTVLPAGKKPPSSISQDIQLKVEVGSKTLLEGQQLLYTIRLYTSTPLQSASLTAPKLEGATIHPFGQDQQSSQIINGQAFQVVTRQFVITPNHVGSQRIIGPMLQASATVRGNNMNFFSMPSSEPVMKQAPDIQIRVKPKPADYQGHWLPSQQVTLTQSLSPKQASYQVGEPITRTITLTAANVDKSVLPELQPVTPAQFRNYPGKTTRENFAKQNTLLAQTSYQEALIPEKAGDYTLPEIRIPWWNTKTHRQEWARIPATTIKITPAALSLSAPTTAAVQPNPAELTAQPQPLSWLQQTALWWFSCTILLLVVCLLLLYLWLQARRPGHTLSRSELQQPVSMIKTDWKSLKQALTQADHLEGYQALQAWARQHYPLSEGDLLKLDLPQELSDAIRNFRQACFGENDSSKHSAKGDKLLALLKSWHQRKSTKSNTTKLPPLNP; from the coding sequence ATGACATTCTTATCCAGGCTGGGTGCAGCCCTGCTGCTCCTGATGATCGCGACCCCAAGCTGGGCGCTGAGCCAACTCACGGCCACTGTGGATCAAACCACCGCAGGCATGGGGCAGTCGGTAATGCTCACCATCAGTGCCGATGATGATCTCTCCAGTAACGCTCTCAACACTAAGCCACTGCTCAGGGACTTTGTAGTGGGGGCGGTATCCACCAGCCATCAAACCAGTATCGTCAACGGTAAACGCTCTCAAAGCACCAGCTGGACGCTACCGATCCTGCCGCGTAAGATCGGCAAGGTCACAGTGCCCTCTCTCAGCATAAATGGTAAACAGACCCAACCCATTCAGCTCACCGTACTCCCCGCCGGAAAGAAGCCCCCCTCCAGTATCAGCCAGGATATCCAGCTGAAGGTTGAGGTGGGCTCGAAGACGCTCCTTGAAGGGCAGCAGCTCCTGTATACGATCAGGCTCTATACCTCTACCCCACTACAAAGCGCCAGCCTGACAGCCCCCAAACTCGAGGGTGCCACGATTCACCCCTTTGGTCAGGATCAGCAGAGCAGTCAGATCATTAATGGTCAGGCATTTCAGGTGGTGACTCGCCAGTTTGTGATCACCCCGAATCATGTCGGCTCCCAAAGAATTATCGGGCCAATGCTGCAGGCAAGCGCCACTGTGCGTGGGAATAATATGAACTTTTTCTCCATGCCCAGCTCTGAGCCTGTCATGAAACAAGCTCCGGATATTCAGATCCGGGTCAAACCTAAACCGGCCGATTACCAGGGACACTGGCTGCCCAGCCAACAGGTGACTCTCACCCAATCACTGAGCCCGAAGCAGGCAAGCTACCAGGTAGGAGAGCCAATTACCCGGACCATCACCCTCACCGCAGCCAATGTGGATAAATCGGTGTTGCCCGAGCTGCAACCAGTAACACCTGCGCAGTTTAGAAATTACCCGGGGAAAACGACCCGTGAAAACTTTGCCAAACAAAACACACTGCTGGCACAAACCAGCTATCAGGAGGCCCTGATCCCCGAGAAAGCCGGGGATTATACCCTGCCAGAGATCCGCATCCCCTGGTGGAATACCAAGACCCATCGACAGGAGTGGGCCAGGATCCCGGCAACAACCATTAAGATCACTCCTGCGGCCTTAAGCCTTTCGGCGCCGACCACCGCAGCGGTGCAACCAAATCCTGCTGAGCTCACGGCTCAACCACAACCCCTGAGTTGGTTACAGCAGACTGCGCTATGGTGGTTTAGCTGCACTATCCTGCTCCTGGTGGTGTGCCTGCTCCTGCTATACCTCTGGTTACAGGCACGAAGGCCAGGTCACACGTTGAGCCGCTCCGAGCTTCAGCAACCAGTCTCTATGATAAAAACAGACTGGAAATCCCTGAAGCAAGCTCTGACTCAAGCCGATCACCTTGAGGGTTATCAGGCACTCCAGGCATGGGCACGCCAACATTATCCACTCTCAGAAGGGGATCTGCTCAAACTTGATCTCCCACAGGAGCTGTCAGACGCCATCCGCAACTTCCGACAGGCTTGTTTCGGTGAGAACGACTCATCTAAGCATTCAGCCAAAGGGGATAAACTGCTTGCCCTGCTCAAGAGCTGGCATCAGCGAAAGTCTACGAAGTCCAATACCACAAAGCTCCCTCCCCTTAATCCCTGA
- a CDS encoding sigma-70 family RNA polymerase sigma factor, translating to MERRQKKYEALVHALHRDVYRYAYWVCQDEQTAQDVVQETYLRAWKAIDSLKDEKSAKSWLFTIVRRENARRFERKRLDTTDIDAQPVADPKHTGVEQEMENELLRRQIGQLSAEYREPLVLQVLGGFSGDEIASILQLNKNTVMTRLFRARSQLKESLDQSPQTRGRSNG from the coding sequence ATGGAAAGACGACAAAAAAAATACGAAGCCTTAGTTCATGCTCTGCATCGTGATGTGTACCGGTATGCATACTGGGTGTGTCAGGATGAGCAAACGGCTCAGGATGTGGTCCAGGAAACCTACCTTCGGGCATGGAAGGCGATCGACAGCTTAAAAGATGAAAAGTCAGCAAAATCCTGGCTTTTTACCATAGTCCGGCGTGAGAACGCACGGCGCTTTGAGCGCAAGCGACTCGACACCACAGATATTGATGCTCAGCCGGTTGCCGATCCAAAGCACACGGGTGTTGAGCAGGAGATGGAGAATGAACTGCTGCGACGGCAAATTGGACAGCTCTCAGCCGAGTATCGTGAACCTCTGGTTCTTCAGGTGTTAGGGGGCTTTAGTGGAGATGAGATCGCCAGCATTCTTCAGCTAAATAAAAATACCGTGATGACCCGGCTTTTCAGGGCGCGGAGCCAACTCAAAGAGTCACTGGATCAATCACCACAGACGCGGGGACGCAGTAATGGATGA
- a CDS encoding DUF3379 family protein, with protein sequence MDELQFRRHAYSDPDDRSEGFLREIEHNEGHKAFVEELRQFDKKLGSAFAVDVPDDLADRLILAQTMESSPKPRFKSRPQWGQLALAASVAFLLGLGVQFFPGFSSGSGAPTIGQIALTHAHQEASFVHGVDEKLTLASVNSKLNRYGGKFSQMPAQKLLFVNHCNFYGGPGLHLVLQGEKGPVDVFVIPADRGLKPSTTFGDSKLRGLSYKTQTANVVIVGEIGENLQATEKELKTEMQWI encoded by the coding sequence ATGGATGAATTACAATTCAGACGCCACGCTTACTCCGATCCCGATGATCGCAGTGAGGGCTTCTTAAGAGAAATAGAACATAACGAAGGCCACAAGGCGTTTGTTGAGGAACTCCGTCAGTTTGATAAGAAGCTGGGATCCGCCTTTGCGGTTGATGTGCCAGATGATCTCGCCGACCGGTTGATCCTGGCGCAGACCATGGAATCCAGCCCCAAGCCAAGATTCAAGTCCCGGCCTCAATGGGGACAATTAGCACTGGCCGCCTCCGTCGCCTTTCTGCTGGGGCTGGGCGTTCAGTTTTTCCCCGGATTTAGCAGTGGCAGTGGAGCTCCGACCATAGGTCAGATCGCCCTGACTCATGCTCATCAGGAGGCGAGCTTTGTTCATGGTGTCGATGAAAAACTGACTCTGGCCTCAGTCAACTCCAAGCTCAACCGCTACGGAGGAAAGTTCTCACAGATGCCAGCTCAAAAGCTTCTTTTTGTGAATCACTGTAACTTCTATGGTGGTCCGGGCCTGCATCTGGTACTTCAGGGTGAGAAAGGTCCGGTGGATGTGTTCGTGATCCCTGCCGACCGGGGCCTGAAACCCTCCACCACCTTTGGAGACTCAAAACTGCGTGGCCTCTCCTACAAGACCCAGACCGCCAACGTGGTGATAGTCGGCGAGATAGGGGAGAACCTCCAGGCCACCGAGAAAGAGCTTAAAACCGAGATGCAGTGGATCTAG
- a CDS encoding HAD family hydrolase has translation MAGLNQVKGIFFDLDGTLIESSRFYYRAWSTALEHYDIDLEYSVYLGLFNSGYESHKVAQLLHRHYHVSCPLEELKARRKECLELMLESAVPEALPGADALLRTLSEGSCPIALVTANSRFLVNRVLEHYEWASLFDCVVSMEDASRNKPAPDLYQLTCQRLGLAPQSCVAVEDSPAGLMSAQQAGLQLLWVHGDKKTPPLESLVALDDLDAVGQWLGSCA, from the coding sequence GTGGCTGGGCTAAATCAGGTAAAAGGGATCTTCTTTGATCTGGATGGAACCTTGATCGAATCGAGTCGTTTTTACTATCGCGCCTGGTCGACAGCGCTTGAACATTATGACATCGACCTTGAGTATTCTGTGTACCTTGGGCTGTTTAATTCAGGCTATGAGAGCCACAAAGTAGCTCAGTTGCTGCATCGCCACTATCATGTTTCTTGTCCCCTGGAGGAGCTTAAGGCTCGGCGTAAAGAGTGTTTGGAGCTGATGCTTGAGTCTGCTGTTCCCGAGGCACTTCCCGGGGCCGACGCGTTGCTCCGGACTCTGTCAGAGGGAAGCTGTCCAATCGCCCTGGTCACCGCAAATTCCCGCTTTTTAGTCAACAGGGTGCTTGAGCATTATGAATGGGCGTCGCTATTCGACTGTGTGGTGTCTATGGAGGATGCCTCTCGCAACAAGCCCGCGCCCGATCTCTATCAGCTTACTTGCCAGCGGCTTGGCTTAGCCCCACAGAGCTGTGTGGCCGTGGAGGACTCACCGGCGGGCCTGATGAGTGCTCAGCAGGCGGGGTTACAGTTACTCTGGGTTCATGGGGATAAAAAAACGCCACCCCTGGAATCGCTGGTGGCGCTTGATGATCTGGATGCCGTCGGACAGTGGCTGGGAAGTTGTGCCTAA
- the fusA gene encoding elongation factor G, with translation MSYQTQQIRNIALLGHTGSGKTSLTEAILYAAGACDSKGELQRGTTLSDFTPQEKQHLHSLEPSMLNLDYEGNHINLLDTPGLPDFFGRSLSVLPAVETVALVVHAQKGCEAITDRAFAQLKEQNKCGMIIINQLDSEGVDPEAILASLQERFEVPCLPLNLPSADLSRVIDCFFEPDYDADTAFSSIQDAHDALVDQVVEEDDELMELYLEQGESLSPEQLHEPFEKALRRRHMLPVCFTSATGEIGIQELLTIFSKLLPNPLEANPPAFVKGWGEKAKPVEVTPDPQKHLLAHVFKITVDPFIGRLGVFRVHQGTMTNGERVFISEERKPIKIGHLLKLQGGKQLEVPKAIPGDICALAKIDALEVNVILHDSHEEDEYHMPDLSLPDPLYGLAVKATKRGDEQKITEVLHKLAAEDPSLRISQNEQANETILNGLGEMHLKIVLEKAKDLYNLDIDTDKPSVAYRETISSKAEGHHRHKKQTGGAGQFGEVFLRIEPLPRGEGFVFESAVVGGSIPSQFIPAVEKGVREVLGEGAVAGYPLQDVKVIVYDGKHHPVDSKEIAFVSAGKKAFLNAIEQARPVVLEPIVKMLVSVPAENVGDITGDLASMRGIVCGSNSQPNNRVEVEAEAPLANLDDYATRLKAMTGGEGEFSVTFSRYEAVPAQIQQQLTAEPECA, from the coding sequence ATGTCCTATCAGACACAGCAAATTCGGAACATAGCCCTGCTCGGTCATACCGGCAGCGGCAAAACCAGCCTAACTGAGGCAATTCTCTATGCAGCGGGGGCCTGCGACAGTAAAGGAGAATTGCAACGCGGCACCACGCTCTCAGACTTTACCCCCCAGGAAAAACAACACCTTCACTCCCTTGAACCCAGCATGCTAAACCTCGACTACGAGGGTAACCATATCAACCTTCTGGATACTCCCGGACTCCCAGACTTCTTTGGACGTTCCCTGAGTGTTCTGCCCGCGGTTGAGACCGTTGCCCTGGTGGTGCATGCCCAAAAGGGTTGTGAAGCGATCACCGACCGCGCCTTTGCTCAGCTCAAAGAACAAAACAAGTGCGGAATGATCATCATCAACCAGCTGGACAGTGAAGGAGTGGATCCTGAGGCGATTCTGGCAAGCCTGCAGGAGCGATTTGAAGTGCCCTGCCTGCCGTTAAACCTGCCCTCTGCCGATCTTTCCAGGGTCATCGATTGCTTCTTTGAGCCCGACTATGACGCAGACACCGCTTTCTCTTCAATTCAGGATGCACACGATGCACTGGTCGACCAGGTGGTCGAAGAGGATGATGAACTGATGGAGCTCTACCTGGAGCAGGGTGAGAGTCTCTCCCCCGAGCAGTTGCATGAGCCCTTCGAAAAAGCGCTGCGCCGTCGCCATATGCTTCCGGTCTGCTTTACTTCTGCCACCGGCGAAATTGGTATTCAGGAACTTTTGACCATCTTCAGCAAGCTTCTGCCTAACCCTCTGGAAGCCAACCCCCCAGCCTTTGTCAAAGGATGGGGCGAGAAAGCCAAGCCGGTAGAGGTGACTCCTGACCCACAAAAACACCTGCTGGCTCATGTATTTAAGATCACTGTTGATCCATTCATCGGCCGCCTTGGAGTATTCCGGGTCCACCAGGGCACCATGACCAATGGCGAGCGGGTCTTTATCAGTGAAGAGCGTAAACCGATTAAGATAGGACACCTTCTCAAGCTCCAGGGTGGTAAACAACTGGAAGTTCCCAAGGCGATCCCGGGAGATATCTGTGCACTGGCGAAGATCGATGCTCTGGAGGTGAATGTTATTTTGCATGACAGCCACGAAGAGGATGAGTATCACATGCCGGATCTCAGCCTTCCCGATCCCTTGTATGGGCTGGCGGTCAAGGCGACCAAGCGCGGCGATGAGCAGAAGATCACCGAAGTGCTGCACAAGCTTGCAGCCGAAGATCCAAGTCTTCGGATCTCACAAAATGAGCAGGCGAATGAGACCATACTCAACGGTCTGGGGGAGATGCATCTTAAGATAGTTCTGGAAAAAGCCAAAGATCTCTACAACCTGGATATAGATACAGATAAACCCTCGGTCGCCTACCGTGAGACTATCTCCAGTAAGGCTGAAGGCCACCATCGCCATAAGAAGCAGACCGGGGGGGCCGGACAGTTTGGTGAGGTGTTCCTGAGAATCGAGCCGCTGCCCCGTGGCGAAGGCTTTGTGTTTGAAAGTGCTGTCGTTGGAGGCTCCATTCCGAGTCAATTTATCCCGGCCGTTGAAAAAGGAGTCCGCGAAGTGCTGGGCGAAGGTGCCGTCGCCGGCTACCCGCTGCAGGATGTGAAGGTCATTGTCTATGATGGCAAGCATCATCCGGTCGACTCAAAAGAGATAGCCTTTGTCAGTGCCGGCAAAAAAGCGTTTCTCAATGCGATCGAGCAAGCCCGCCCCGTGGTTCTCGAGCCGATCGTCAAAATGCTGGTGAGCGTCCCGGCTGAAAATGTCGGAGACATCACGGGCGATTTGGCCTCGATGCGCGGTATTGTCTGTGGTAGTAATTCTCAGCCCAATAACCGGGTCGAAGTCGAAGCTGAAGCTCCCCTGGCGAACCTGGATGACTATGCAACCCGCCTTAAGGCGATGACCGGTGGCGAAGGCGAGTTCAGTGTGACCTTCAGCCGTTATGAAGCCGTTCCGGCGCAGATCCAGCAGCAGCTTACCGCTGAGCCTGAGTGCGCTTAA
- a CDS encoding GNAT family N-acetyltransferase produces the protein MIRQAEIKDAPQLLDLFSTLDSESDFMLYEAGERSTTLEQQQGILENFSRCEEDVMLVCEQEELILGFIVGIGGKANKNRHCTYLAMGVKASHSGQGIGYQLLQALQEWAQQRRCHRIELTVVANNQRAIDLYKRSGFEAEGVKRDALKIRGQFVDEIYMSKLL, from the coding sequence TTGATTCGACAAGCCGAGATAAAAGATGCCCCCCAGCTATTAGATCTGTTCAGCACTCTGGATAGTGAGAGTGACTTCATGCTCTATGAAGCGGGAGAGCGCTCCACCACCCTTGAGCAGCAACAAGGGATCCTTGAGAACTTCTCCCGCTGTGAAGAAGATGTGATGCTGGTCTGTGAACAGGAAGAGCTGATCCTGGGCTTTATCGTCGGCATCGGTGGAAAGGCCAATAAAAACCGCCACTGTACCTATCTTGCGATGGGAGTAAAGGCAAGCCATAGCGGTCAGGGAATCGGCTATCAACTTCTGCAGGCCTTGCAGGAGTGGGCTCAACAGAGACGGTGCCACCGGATCGAACTGACAGTTGTCGCCAATAATCAAAGAGCGATTGATCTGTATAAAAGATCTGGCTTTGAGGCAGAAGGTGTCAAACGAGACGCACTGAAAATCAGGGGACAGTTTGTTGACGAGATCTATATGTCCAAGCTGCTTTAG
- a CDS encoding helix-turn-helix domain-containing protein yields MKSQVELIGKKIRTIRETMGLSRPKFAELLDIPPTTLKNYELGYREVGGAFLVAFGHNAKLHPFTLWLVSDKTAPEIGQISPDDYQE; encoded by the coding sequence ATGAAATCTCAAGTTGAACTGATCGGCAAAAAGATCCGAACCATACGCGAAACCATGGGGTTGAGTCGGCCAAAATTTGCAGAATTGCTGGATATTCCTCCAACCACACTCAAAAATTATGAGTTGGGTTACAGGGAAGTCGGTGGTGCGTTCCTGGTCGCATTTGGCCACAATGCCAAGCTTCACCCCTTCACCCTTTGGCTGGTTTCTGACAAGACAGCGCCAGAAATTGGGCAGATAAGCCCGGACGATTATCAGGAATAG
- the tadA gene encoding tRNA adenosine(34) deaminase TadA: MRHAQELAKKAASIGEIPVGAVIVADDQIVAEGWNRPITTHDPTAHAEIVALRVAGEKVQNYRLLDLTLYVTLEPCAMCAGAMVHSRIKRLVYGASDPKTGAAGSVFQLVQNPALNHQLEVTSGVLEESCAQMLSDFFKMRRAQKKAAKKQQQLPKE; the protein is encoded by the coding sequence ATGCGCCACGCGCAGGAGCTGGCAAAAAAAGCGGCATCAATAGGGGAGATCCCGGTCGGAGCCGTGATTGTGGCAGATGATCAAATCGTTGCGGAGGGCTGGAATCGTCCTATCACCACTCATGACCCCACGGCTCATGCCGAGATCGTTGCGCTTCGGGTCGCAGGGGAGAAGGTTCAGAACTATCGGTTATTGGACTTAACCCTTTATGTGACCCTTGAGCCGTGTGCCATGTGTGCCGGGGCTATGGTGCACAGTCGGATCAAGCGTTTGGTGTATGGGGCCAGCGATCCCAAAACCGGTGCGGCGGGCTCTGTATTTCAACTGGTTCAAAATCCTGCTCTCAACCATCAGCTGGAGGTCACCAGCGGTGTCCTTGAAGAGAGCTGCGCTCAGATGTTGAGTGATTTTTTCAAGATGCGACGCGCCCAGAAGAAAGCCGCTAAAAAACAGCAACAGCTTCCAAAAGAGTAA
- a CDS encoding NADH-quinone oxidoreductase subunit A, giving the protein MSAFHSGVMIGLFALISVGIIIAMLMLNRFLGNFYRQQQHDNDLPFESGLLPSGSTQRHFSVSYYLIAAAFLIFELEAAILWAWAIDYWSLGISGVIAAIVFMVILLLGLVYLIRKGAFNFGGRLS; this is encoded by the coding sequence ATGAGTGCCTTCCATTCCGGAGTGATGATTGGACTCTTTGCCCTGATCTCGGTTGGTATCATCATAGCTATGCTGATGCTCAATCGCTTTTTGGGTAATTTCTATCGTCAACAGCAGCACGACAACGATTTGCCGTTTGAGAGTGGCCTGCTTCCCTCTGGCTCCACCCAGCGTCATTTCTCGGTGAGTTACTACCTGATTGCTGCAGCCTTCCTGATCTTTGAATTGGAAGCAGCAATCTTGTGGGCCTGGGCCATCGACTACTGGAGTCTGGGGATCTCGGGCGTCATCGCAGCCATTGTGTTTATGGTGATCCTGCTGTTAGGACTTGTCTATCTGATCCGCAAAGGTGCATTTAATTTTGGAGGACGCCTGTCGTGA
- the nuoD gene encoding NADH dehydrogenase (quinone) subunit D → MDELIRTLSERFTAKPYSYSYQGAPCVVVPVSEIHKTLRYLRDEATPRFSMLLDLSAIDESERGLAQGFSLFYHLLSIETNQFFTVRVSLENNLIEIPSASNIWPAADWYEREVYDMFGLRFANHPNMRRILLPDYWLGHPLRKCEEGRATQRPDPCGFDAESLKKILGTYNHGRTDQTDDGRTIVNIGPNHPGTDGVIRLILKLKGETITEMDQEIGYHHRGAEKVAENHTYHNYIPYTNRIDYLGGAAGELPYVLACEQLAGINVSDRAQTIRVMIAEIFRVCSHLVWIGSFGHNLGAMGPAFYTFLEREKLFHIIELICGGRMHPAFFRIGGVAQDLPQGWFEDVMKSCDAVEKRLPELEALTLKAKIFQIRTRGVAAYTKQQALDWSLTGPNLRAAGFDYDLRKQRPYSGYENYEFEVPTADKSDAYNRTVLRFEEIRQSLSIIRQAARNMPEGSILSDNAPRYSLARKEDALQDIETLIHHFIECGRGLKFPAGESFFATETSKGITGYTVVSDGSANPYRVRIRTPSFAHFQSVKAAGEGDVLGNVICLISSIDYVLADIDR, encoded by the coding sequence ATGGATGAGTTAATTAGGACCCTCTCTGAGCGTTTTACAGCCAAGCCATATTCATACTCCTATCAGGGTGCTCCCTGTGTAGTGGTCCCGGTCAGCGAGATCCACAAAACACTGCGCTACCTGCGTGATGAGGCAACGCCGCGCTTTAGCATGCTGCTGGATCTCTCAGCCATCGATGAATCTGAGCGAGGGCTGGCTCAGGGATTCAGCCTCTTCTATCACCTGCTCAGTATCGAGACCAACCAGTTTTTTACGGTGCGAGTCAGCCTTGAAAACAATCTGATTGAGATCCCTTCTGCCAGTAACATCTGGCCTGCGGCCGACTGGTATGAGCGCGAAGTCTACGATATGTTCGGACTGCGTTTTGCCAACCATCCCAATATGCGACGGATCCTGCTTCCCGATTACTGGCTGGGACACCCGCTGCGTAAGTGTGAAGAGGGGCGTGCCACCCAGCGTCCGGATCCCTGTGGCTTTGATGCCGAATCCCTCAAGAAGATCCTGGGCACCTACAACCATGGGCGCACAGATCAGACCGATGACGGACGCACCATAGTCAACATAGGACCGAACCACCCGGGAACCGACGGGGTGATCCGCCTGATCCTCAAGCTCAAGGGTGAAACCATCACAGAGATGGATCAGGAGATTGGCTACCATCACCGTGGCGCGGAGAAGGTTGCGGAAAATCACACCTATCACAACTATATCCCCTACACCAACCGAATTGATTACCTGGGTGGTGCCGCCGGTGAGCTTCCCTATGTGCTGGCCTGTGAGCAGCTGGCAGGGATCAATGTCTCGGATCGTGCCCAAACCATCCGGGTGATGATCGCCGAGATCTTCCGGGTCTGTTCACACCTGGTGTGGATCGGTAGCTTCGGCCACAACCTGGGAGCCATGGGTCCCGCCTTCTATACCTTCCTGGAGCGGGAGAAGCTGTTCCACATCATAGAGCTCATCTGTGGTGGACGGATGCACCCCGCCTTCTTCCGAATTGGCGGCGTTGCTCAGGATCTGCCCCAGGGCTGGTTCGAAGATGTGATGAAGAGCTGTGACGCGGTCGAAAAGCGCCTTCCCGAGCTCGAAGCTTTGACCCTCAAGGCGAAGATCTTCCAGATCAGAACCCGTGGGGTGGCCGCCTATACCAAACAGCAGGCCCTGGACTGGAGCCTGACTGGTCCTAACCTGCGAGCAGCCGGCTTTGACTATGATCTGCGTAAGCAGCGCCCCTACTCGGGTTATGAGAACTACGAGTTCGAGGTCCCAACCGCGGACAAGAGCGATGCCTATAACCGCACCGTTCTGCGCTTTGAAGAGATCCGCCAGAGCCTGAGTATTATTCGCCAGGCGGCACGCAACATGCCGGAGGGCTCAATCCTCTCCGATAACGCACCGCGCTACAGTCTGGCCCGCAAAGAGGATGCCCTGCAGGATATTGAAACCCTGATCCACCACTTCATCGAGTGTGGTCGCGGCCTCAAGTTCCCGGCCGGCGAAAGCTTCTTTGCCACAGAAACATCCAAGGGGATCACCGGCTATACGGTGGTCAGTGATGGCTCAGCCAACCCCTACCGAGTTCGCATTCGTACCCCATCTTTTGCTCACTTCCAGTCGGTCAAGGCCGCAGGCGAAGGTGATGTTCTGGGGAATGTGATCTGTTTGATCAGTTCTATCGACTATGTACTGGCGGATATTGACCGTTAA
- the nuoE gene encoding NADH-quinone oxidoreductase subunit NuoE, with amino-acid sequence MTLNEQEIEHLKEHIGHYPEPRAGAIYCLYFVQDKYGYIPRESMDEVGELTGLSPVQLDEIITFYTLLRRRPVGRNLIRVCTNISCHTRGAKEVLAAAQEQSGVPLGEISEDGSVTVLPSICLGLCDRAPAALVNDDEVLGELTPDKIRDEMARYVSQAMNSTEASANGRLIATLKPQSQEPK; translated from the coding sequence ATGACTTTAAACGAACAAGAGATTGAACATCTCAAAGAACATATTGGGCATTATCCCGAGCCGCGTGCCGGCGCTATCTACTGCCTTTACTTTGTTCAGGATAAATATGGTTACATCCCGCGAGAAAGCATGGATGAGGTGGGCGAGCTGACCGGCCTCTCTCCTGTGCAGCTCGATGAGATCATCACCTTCTACACCCTGTTGCGCCGCCGCCCGGTTGGACGCAACCTGATCCGGGTCTGTACCAATATCTCCTGCCACACCCGTGGCGCTAAAGAGGTGCTGGCCGCAGCCCAGGAACAATCCGGGGTGCCACTGGGTGAGATCAGTGAAGATGGCTCGGTGACGGTTCTGCCAAGCATCTGTCTTGGATTGTGTGATCGCGCCCCGGCCGCTCTGGTCAATGATGATGAGGTGCTGGGCGAGCTGACCCCGGACAAGATCCGTGACGAAATGGCCCGCTACGTTTCCCAGGCGATGAACTCCACCGAAGCAAGTGCCAACGGGCGTCTCATTGCGACTCTCAAGCCCCAATCACAGGAGCCGAAGTAA